Proteins encoded within one genomic window of Synechococcus sp. PCC 7335:
- a CDS encoding bifunctional nitrogenase iron-molybdenum cofactor biosynthesis protein NifEN yields MKMSAGKINELLTQPGCEHNHKKGEKGKNKACQQTAQPGAAQGGCAFDGASIALVPITDVAHLVHGPIACSGNSWGSRGSLSSGPMIYKMGFTTDLSENDIIFGGEKKLYKAIQEVKSRYSPAAVFVYLTCVTALIGDDLEAVCQAASEKFDIPVVPVTSPGFVGSKNLGNRIGGEALLEYVLGTREPEYTTPYDINLIGEYNIAGEMWGVLPLLEKLGVRVLSKITGDARYHEVACAHRAKLNVMICSKALINMAHKMETRYGIPYIEESIYGVEDVNHLLRNVAARLGDADLQARADDLIKAETAKLDQALAPYRQRLKSKRIVLYTGGVKSWSIISAANDLGIDVVATSSKKSTEEDKARIKKLLGKDGIMMDKGNAKKLLEVIAKTNADMLIAGGRNQYTALKARIPFLDINQERHHPYAGYVGMIEMAKELDGALHSPIWKQVRSPAPWQPSVASLSPSEEPTEESTEKPRAEPTKVVARRKAVTVNPLKQSQPLGATLAYLGIKDMMPLMHGSQGCTAFAKVMLVRHFREAIPMSTTAMSEVTTILGGEDNIETALLTLLEKSNPVIVGLCSTGLTETRGDDMRGILKELRDRNPKIAALPLAYASTPDFKGALQDGYAAAVEAIVRDIPNSDSDNQFDGSEALSYAVPGLPSQVTVLAGPSLAPGDVQALKDMVKAFGLNPVVLPDLSTSLDGHLIDRNYSGNTSGGTPLNQIKALSTSAFTLAVGHSMKLSAEILQQRFGTEFKLFDGLTGLDTVDSFLRTLSDISSRPVPETFRQQRCQLQDAILDAHFFFNRKRVALALEPDLLHSIAWWLTSVGAEVHAAVTTTKSVLLKDLPVDTVTIGDLEDFEELAQGADLLIANSSAKSLAQRLEIPLYRMGFPVFDRLGNGRRCSVGYDGTTQLLFDIGNIFMEADEAHTHAQVHAWREGL; encoded by the coding sequence ATGAAAATGAGCGCTGGCAAAATTAACGAACTCCTTACCCAGCCGGGCTGTGAGCATAACCATAAGAAAGGAGAGAAAGGAAAGAACAAAGCTTGTCAACAAACGGCCCAGCCCGGCGCAGCGCAAGGCGGATGTGCTTTCGATGGCGCCAGTATTGCACTTGTGCCAATCACCGACGTAGCTCACCTTGTACATGGCCCGATCGCCTGTTCAGGCAACTCTTGGGGAAGCCGAGGCAGCCTATCTTCTGGCCCGATGATCTACAAGATGGGTTTTACGACCGACTTGAGTGAGAACGATATTATCTTCGGGGGCGAAAAGAAGCTCTATAAGGCGATTCAGGAAGTCAAATCTCGCTACAGTCCGGCGGCGGTGTTTGTCTATCTTACTTGTGTCACAGCACTGATTGGAGATGACCTAGAGGCAGTTTGCCAGGCCGCAAGTGAGAAGTTTGACATTCCAGTTGTGCCGGTTACCTCGCCAGGATTTGTCGGCAGTAAGAACTTGGGTAACCGCATTGGTGGAGAGGCCTTGCTAGAGTATGTCTTAGGTACCCGGGAGCCTGAGTACACGACACCTTACGACATTAATCTCATCGGTGAATACAACATCGCTGGTGAAATGTGGGGCGTACTGCCGCTGCTGGAAAAGCTAGGCGTTCGTGTGCTCTCTAAGATTACTGGAGATGCTCGCTATCACGAAGTTGCCTGTGCGCATCGAGCCAAGCTCAACGTGATGATCTGTTCTAAGGCGCTGATTAACATGGCGCATAAGATGGAAACGCGCTATGGCATTCCCTATATTGAAGAGTCGATTTACGGAGTAGAGGATGTCAACCATCTGCTACGCAATGTCGCAGCTAGGCTAGGTGATGCCGACTTGCAAGCTAGAGCAGATGATTTGATTAAAGCTGAAACTGCCAAGCTTGATCAAGCATTAGCACCTTATCGTCAGCGGCTCAAAAGTAAGCGGATTGTGCTGTATACCGGCGGTGTCAAAAGCTGGTCGATTATCTCTGCGGCTAATGATTTGGGCATCGACGTTGTAGCGACTAGCTCTAAAAAGAGTACCGAAGAAGATAAGGCCCGGATCAAAAAGCTCTTGGGTAAAGACGGCATCATGATGGATAAGGGCAATGCTAAGAAACTGTTGGAGGTGATTGCAAAAACCAATGCCGATATGCTGATTGCTGGCGGACGCAATCAATACACAGCGCTAAAAGCAAGAATTCCTTTTCTAGATATCAACCAAGAACGACACCATCCCTATGCTGGATATGTCGGCATGATCGAGATGGCCAAAGAGCTAGATGGGGCGCTGCATAGCCCAATTTGGAAGCAGGTGCGATCGCCTGCCCCCTGGCAGCCTAGCGTTGCTTCTTTGAGCCCAAGTGAGGAACCAACAGAAGAATCAACAGAAAAACCACGCGCAGAGCCCACCAAAGTGGTTGCCCGGCGCAAAGCTGTCACCGTCAATCCGCTAAAGCAAAGCCAACCGCTTGGTGCTACCCTTGCCTATCTAGGTATCAAAGACATGATGCCATTGATGCATGGATCCCAAGGCTGTACGGCTTTTGCGAAGGTGATGCTGGTACGGCACTTCCGCGAAGCAATTCCCATGTCAACCACAGCCATGTCAGAAGTGACCACTATCTTGGGCGGTGAAGACAATATCGAGACGGCGCTACTCACCCTGCTAGAAAAGTCGAACCCAGTGATTGTTGGACTTTGTAGCACTGGTCTAACCGAAACTCGGGGCGATGATATGCGGGGAATTTTGAAAGAATTGCGTGATCGCAATCCTAAAATCGCCGCACTTCCTCTTGCTTACGCTTCCACCCCTGACTTTAAGGGTGCTTTGCAAGATGGCTATGCTGCTGCTGTCGAAGCGATTGTTCGAGATATTCCAAACAGCGATAGCGACAATCAGTTCGATGGCTCAGAAGCGCTGAGTTACGCAGTACCGGGGTTACCGTCTCAGGTCACTGTGCTAGCAGGCCCTTCTCTTGCACCTGGCGACGTGCAGGCGCTCAAAGATATGGTAAAAGCCTTTGGTCTAAATCCTGTGGTGCTTCCCGATCTATCAACTTCTCTAGATGGCCATCTCATTGATAGAAACTATTCAGGTAATACCAGCGGCGGTACACCGTTAAATCAAATCAAGGCACTAAGCACATCTGCCTTTACTCTGGCAGTAGGCCATAGCATGAAGCTCTCTGCAGAGATCCTACAGCAGCGGTTCGGCACCGAATTCAAACTGTTCGATGGTCTCACTGGCCTAGATACGGTCGATAGCTTTTTGCGAACTCTGAGCGACATTAGCAGCCGCCCGGTTCCCGAAACGTTTCGTCAGCAACGCTGTCAGCTTCAAGATGCTATCCTCGATGCTCATTTCTTCTTCAATCGTAAGCGAGTAGCGCTAGCCTTGGAGCCTGATTTGTTGCACAGCATCGCCTGGTGGCTGACTTCTGTGGGGGCTGAGGTTCACGCCGCTGTTACCACTACCAAGTCTGTTTTGTTGAAAGATTTGCCTGTGGATACAGTGACAATTGGTGATTTAGAAGACTTTGAAGAATTAGCTCAGGGTGCAGATTTGTTGATTGCTAATTCGAGTGCTAAATCACTTGCCCAGCGGCTAGAGATTCCGCTTTATCGGATGGGATTTCCGGTGTTTGATCGCCTAGGGAATGGACGCCGCTGTAGCGTTGGCTATGACGGTACGACGCAGCTTTTGTTCGATATCGGCAACATTTTTATGGAAGCTGATGAAGCCCACACTCATGCCCAAGTTCATGCTTGGCGAGAAGGTCTATAG
- the nifX gene encoding nitrogen fixation protein NifX: MKIAFTTNDSVHINAHFGSAKQIDVYEVDPTGSVFVESLTFGGNLNQDGNEDKLEPKIKALADCTIIYVVAIGGGAAARLIGRNITPIKAQSDDAEIQDVLTRLVQTLNGSPPPWLRKALLKNRLSQAAPPDKFEDDLDNTADNTVEEVLV, encoded by the coding sequence ATGAAAATTGCATTTACGACCAACGACTCTGTTCATATCAATGCCCATTTTGGCTCAGCCAAACAGATTGACGTTTATGAGGTTGATCCTACTGGTTCAGTCTTCGTAGAGTCGCTGACCTTCGGCGGTAATCTCAACCAAGATGGTAACGAAGATAAGCTAGAGCCCAAAATAAAAGCCCTGGCAGATTGCACCATTATCTATGTGGTTGCTATCGGCGGTGGCGCGGCAGCACGGCTAATTGGGCGCAATATCACGCCGATCAAGGCGCAGTCTGATGATGCAGAGATTCAAGATGTGCTTACCCGTTTGGTACAAACACTCAACGGCAGTCCGCCGCCTTGGCTCAGAAAAGCGCTGCTTAAGAATCGGCTATCTCAAGCCGCGCCCCCAGATAAGTTTGAAGATGATTTGGACAACACCGCTGACAACACTGTGGAGGAAGTTTTGGTATGA
- a CDS encoding NifX-associated nitrogen fixation protein, with protein MSSVVATDLNPAFVASESTFIKAIVQQIRANDAYGTYRHWADELLLKPYILSKKEKRAIPVEGEVDPLTLSRINAFYRAVAILIETETGQLSQVVLDMSHEGFGWALVFSGRLILVSKTLRDAHRFGFDSLEKLSAEGEKLVKKGVELAQRFPEVCDV; from the coding sequence ATGAGTTCTGTTGTAGCAACTGATTTGAATCCGGCCTTTGTGGCCAGTGAATCAACTTTCATCAAGGCCATCGTGCAGCAGATTCGAGCTAACGATGCCTATGGCACTTATCGGCACTGGGCAGATGAGCTATTACTCAAGCCCTATATTCTCTCTAAAAAAGAGAAGCGAGCTATCCCGGTTGAAGGAGAGGTCGATCCGCTTACACTTTCACGAATCAATGCCTTCTACCGAGCGGTCGCCATCTTGATCGAAACTGAAACTGGACAGCTCTCTCAAGTTGTGCTTGACATGAGTCATGAAGGGTTTGGCTGGGCACTAGTTTTCTCAGGCCGATTGATTCTAGTTTCCAAAACGCTAAGAGATGCGCATCGCTTTGGCTTCGATTCTCTCGAAAAACTTAGCGCTGAAGGCGAAAAGCTTGTCAAGAAAGGGGTTGAACTAGCCCAGCGCTTTCCCGAAGTTTGCGATGTCTAA
- a CDS encoding Mo-dependent nitrogenase C-terminal domain-containing protein: MNFLPSPFKPPTLSVHPLAPVRAWLNAFEVHNVRIAKWVCRLVPNTCSNGHDLILFGRTLHLPSLCEINPLADELVDLRFRAADFLYEQGV; encoded by the coding sequence ATGAACTTTCTACCCTCCCCTTTCAAACCGCCCACTCTATCAGTTCATCCACTAGCGCCAGTGCGAGCGTGGCTAAATGCCTTCGAAGTTCATAACGTTCGCATTGCCAAGTGGGTTTGTCGGCTTGTGCCCAACACTTGCTCTAACGGACATGACTTGATCTTGTTTGGTCGTACTCTGCACTTACCGTCTTTGTGCGAGATCAATCCGCTAGCGGATGAACTCGTCGACCTTCGCTTTCGTGCGGCTGATTTCTTGTATGAACAGGGTGTATAA